GTAATCTGCGTACTCTGCGGTTAACGTACCCCGTAATTTCCTCAGCGGTTTTCCTCAAAGCGCTGCCAATTCCTCGTCCCGGATATCGCAGATGAACATGTGTCCAGGTGCATGGGTAATCATTAGCTCTGGCTTCACTGTCATTGCGACAGCCTGCGGTGTTACGCCGCAAGCCCAAAACACTGGCGTTTCGCCGGGATTGATTAAGACCGGGTCGCCAAAATCAGGCTTCGTGATATCCTTAATGCCAATCGCTGCCGGATCGCCAATATGGATTGGCGCGCCATGCACGGCGGGAAAGCGTGAAGTAATCTGAACAGCCCGGACTACTTGGTTCGCGGGCATTGGCCGCATGCTGACAACCGTCTTACCATGGAATGCGCCTGCAGGCACACATTCAATGTTAGTGATATACATGGGTACATTACAGTTTTGTTCAATGTGCCGTATTGGCAGACCTGCGCTGAGCAGAGCGGTTTCAAAGGTAAAGCTGCAGCCGAGGAGAAAAGCGACAAGATCATCGCGCCAGTATGAGGCAATATCGGTCACTTCATCTGCTAAGGCTCCATTCTTGTAAACACGATACTTGGGAATGTCAAACCGAAGATCAGCGCCGGGAGCTACTAACTTGGGCTCAGCTGAGCCGACGTCAGTCACGTCAAGAATTGGGCAAGGCTTTGGATTCCGTTGCGCAAACAGCAAGAAATCATAAGCAAGCTCTTTAGGCACTATTGCCAAATTCCCCTGGACATAACCTTTCGCCATACCGGCGGTCGGGCGAACCAATTCGCCCTTGCGGATCATCGCGCGAATTTCCCGCGGCTCGAGTGTGGCTAATTGTTTCACACGCATTCCCACCTTATTTTTATTATTTGGTGCTGTTGATGATCTTCTGGTGCATATGCCCTGTATACATAAAAAGCTTTTACCAGAAGACAAAGCCAAAGCATGGTTTACAAAAAAACCTCTGCGGCTTGGTTGATGAGCCTATCATAGCACCTTAGGCGCCTATTCGTATATTTGAATTATTCAATAGGCAGGTTCAATTTTGTTGAAGGCGGCTGAGAGAGCAGAAAAATGACGAAAAAAAGAAAAACCTCGTACTCAGACCGTTCAGAAATACCCAGATGCTAGGAAGGCCCGCCAGCCCAGTAGCGACGCGTACTATAGGGTACGCTAGCAATGGGTTGGCGGGCCTAACAACGCAGATGGGTGTTTATCAACGGTCTGCGTATTGCTGATGCAAGACGATTCTCTCTATTGAAGATGAATCTCGGGAATATACGTTCCGGCCTCAACCTCGCGGCGGATGGCAAAGAATTCGTCTACCGATACAGATGTGAACCGCAAGTAATCACCAGCTGCGAAAGCAAACGGATTAGAAGCTTCAGGGTTGAATGCTTTCAGTGGCGTACGGCCAATGATCCGCCATTCACCGGCGCTCTCGACCGTGTAGAAGCCAGTCTGCCTGGCAGCGATTCCAACCGACCCTTCCTGAATTCTTGCTCGCGTCTTCCCTAAACGCGGCACGACCAACTCTTCAGGTAATCCGCCTAAGTAAGGAAAGGCAGGTATAAAGCCTAACATATAGATTAAATAGGACTTGGATGTATGAATAGTGATGACTTCTTGTATCGACAGACCGGTGCGGCGAACGACGAAATCCATATCTGGGCCAAAAACGCCGCCATAGCAAACCGGTACAGAGATAACTTTACGGGGATTTTGCTCACTACTCTTGCTGACGATTTGATCTAGAAAACAATAGATCGTCTTAGTTAGATCAGAACGGGTGATTAACACCGGGTCAAAATAGACCATAACTGAGCGATAGGTAGGCACAACCTCGGTTATGCCAGGTATTTGTTGATCAGTGAGAAGTCTTGCCAGTTGCTGCACTAACATATTTACGTCTTCTGATATGACATTGCCAAAGTCGGCAACTAGGCCTTGCTCGCCAGCGACAAGCATGTTTACGTTTGGGATAGCGCGTTGTTCCATATGTTTGCAGCAACTCCTTTCACTATGATACACTTATAGAGGCTGTTACAAAACGCCCATCTGCGACGCGCATGGATGCGCTAGTGTCGAACGCGCCAAGGATGGCATAGCGTTCGACCGTTGCACCCGCAAGGGGTATGCCGCCAACTCTACTGCGCTAAAGCGCCAAGAGTTGCGCAATCGCTCCTGTGGTTATTTGCTTGCGTACCCCGTGTACGCGGTGACGCTAACTAACCAGTTGGCAACAATTGCTGTTACATCGCATAGGTAACAACGTGGCATAATCCTCGTCGCGCCTAGTGATGCTACTAAACTTATGTACGACAGTGATGTTTGTAGTCGCATATGCAACAACATCTGGACATTTTCTAACAGCCTCCCAAATTTTATGCTTGCGTGTTTTTGAAAAGCTCTTATGGACTAGTGTAACGCAATTTAATTAGCTTGACTATGGGAAATTACTGAGGACGGTGACTGTATGGAAATTCGGCAGCTAAAAACCTTCATTAATATTGTTAAGCTGGGAAACTTCTCACAAGCTGCTCAATTTTTAGGTTATACGCAATCCACAGTCACAACACATATTCAACTCCTGGAAAAAGAATTAAATACCCTGCTGTTTGAGCGTTTTGGTCAGCAGATCACCTTGACTGAAGATGGTCAACGGCTGTATGACTACGCCGAACGAATTGTCAAGCTGGAAGAGGATGCGAAGAATGTATTAAATCGCTCCAGCATCCCCCGCGGTCCGCTGATCATTGGCATGCCGGAATCATTGTGTGTTTATCGAATGCCAGCCTTATTAAAGGAATACACTTCGCTATATCCTGATGTCGAGCTGAATTTGAAGTTTGGGACTGCTAGCGATTTTCGGGCCTTGCTACGAAAGAATGTTATGGATATCGCCATTTTACTAGAACAGTCAGTATCTGATTCTGAGCTTGACAGTACTTTTTTGTGGCCTGAGCCAATCGTTCTGATCGCTTCACCAGAGCATGCGCTCGCTAAGTCTGATTCGGTAGAACCAATGGATTTAAGCAATCAAATTTTTGTCTTAAGTGAAGCCAGCAGTAACTATCGGCTTGCATTCGAGAAAATATTAGAAAAAGCTAACGTTCGCGCCAAAACAATTCTCGAAGTGGGGCAAATTCAAGCAATTAAGCAATTGGTGCTGCAAAATCTAGGCCTATCTGTGTTGCCGCTGGTGGCGGTGCATAAAGAACTTGTTACCGGTGAACTGGTGGCTTTGCCCTGGCGAGGACCTGAAATGCAAATTAACGCGTATCTGGTGAAGCACAAGGGGAAATGGGTGAATTATCCGATGCGGGCGTTTATTAAATTGGTTGGGGAAAGATTGATTCGGTAAGTACACGCGAACTGTGAGGAAAGGAGTTCACTATGAACATCGTCATTCTGGCAACCGGAGGAACCATCGCCGGGGTATCCGGCTCAGCGGTTGATACTACAAGTTATCAATCCGGCATTGTGCCGATTGATCAGATGCTGCAGGGAGTGGGACCGTTAGAAGGCATTGCGGCGATAACCAGCGAACAGATTGCGCAAGTCGACAGTTCGGATATGAACCATGACCTCTGGTTGTTACTGGCTAGGAAAGTAAATGGTTTGCTGCGTCAGGCCGATGTTGATGGAGTTGTTATCACTCATGGTACAGACACGCTGGAGGAAACAGCATATTTCTTAAATCTGGTTGTGAAAAGCGAAAAGCCGGTCGTACTAGTGGGTGCAATGCGCCCAGCTACCGCGCTCAGCTCTGATGGGCCCTTGAATCTGTATAATGCAGTTGTGCTCGCAGCCAGTCCTGAAGCCCGAGGTAAAGGTGTGCTGGTAGCGCTTAACAACGCGATCAATTCCAGCCGTGATGTGACCAAGACAAATACTGTGCTTCAGGATACCTTTAAGGCGCCGGAGCTTGGCTATCTCGGTTACCTAATTGATAATCAGCCCAGCTTCTACCGTGCGCCCACCCGCAGGCACACTGCTGCGTCTGGTTTCGACGTGGCAGATGTCGGCGAATTTCCCCAAGTGGATATTCTCTATGGTCATGTCGATGATAACGGCAATCTGGCGAGAGCGGCAGTGCGGGACGGTGCCAAGGGCTTGGTGTACGCAGGCGTCGGCAATGGCAATATGTCGGAGAAAATGGAAAAGGTAT
The genomic region above belongs to Anaerosporomusa subterranea and contains:
- a CDS encoding putative hydro-lyase, whose protein sequence is MKQLATLEPREIRAMIRKGELVRPTAGMAKGYVQGNLAIVPKELAYDFLLFAQRNPKPCPILDVTDVGSAEPKLVAPGADLRFDIPKYRVYKNGALADEVTDIASYWRDDLVAFLLGCSFTFETALLSAGLPIRHIEQNCNVPMYITNIECVPAGAFHGKTVVSMRPMPANQVVRAVQITSRFPAVHGAPIHIGDPAAIGIKDITKPDFGDPVLINPGETPVFWACGVTPQAVAMTVKPELMITHAPGHMFICDIRDEELAAL
- the pxpB gene encoding 5-oxoprolinase subunit PxpB, which codes for MEQRAIPNVNMLVAGEQGLVADFGNVISEDVNMLVQQLARLLTDQQIPGITEVVPTYRSVMVYFDPVLITRSDLTKTIYCFLDQIVSKSSEQNPRKVISVPVCYGGVFGPDMDFVVRRTGLSIQEVITIHTSKSYLIYMLGFIPAFPYLGGLPEELVVPRLGKTRARIQEGSVGIAARQTGFYTVESAGEWRIIGRTPLKAFNPEASNPFAFAAGDYLRFTSVSVDEFFAIRREVEAGTYIPEIHLQ
- a CDS encoding LysR family transcriptional regulator; translation: MEIRQLKTFINIVKLGNFSQAAQFLGYTQSTVTTHIQLLEKELNTLLFERFGQQITLTEDGQRLYDYAERIVKLEEDAKNVLNRSSIPRGPLIIGMPESLCVYRMPALLKEYTSLYPDVELNLKFGTASDFRALLRKNVMDIAILLEQSVSDSELDSTFLWPEPIVLIASPEHALAKSDSVEPMDLSNQIFVLSEASSNYRLAFEKILEKANVRAKTILEVGQIQAIKQLVLQNLGLSVLPLVAVHKELVTGELVALPWRGPEMQINAYLVKHKGKWVNYPMRAFIKLVGERLIR
- a CDS encoding asparaginase, which codes for MNIVILATGGTIAGVSGSAVDTTSYQSGIVPIDQMLQGVGPLEGIAAITSEQIAQVDSSDMNHDLWLLLARKVNGLLRQADVDGVVITHGTDTLEETAYFLNLVVKSEKPVVLVGAMRPATALSSDGPLNLYNAVVLAASPEARGKGVLVALNNAINSSRDVTKTNTVLQDTFKAPELGYLGYLIDNQPSFYRAPTRRHTAASGFDVADVGEFPQVDILYGHVDDNGNLARAAVRDGAKGLVYAGVGNGNMSEKMEKVLQELQTQGVVIVRSTRVSNGIVTRNGAINDDANRFVAADTLSPQKARILLMLALLETCDPLKIQKMFWEY